Within the Kwoniella pini CBS 10737 chromosome 8, complete sequence genome, the region TATCCCCAGGCCTCGAATATAACATCTGCAAGATGGGTGGTCAACTTAGTAAAGCATTAGGTATGTCGTAAATCCTCACAATCGAAAAGGGAGCAGAAGAACTTCATATCGAAGACTGGTGGGGAAGCTGATAATCTCTTATTGCAGGCAAATTATTTGGTAATAAGGAGATGCGAATTTTGATGCTTGGATTAGATGCTGCTGGTAAAACAAGTGAGCTCTTCTCCTCTCTCATCCTCTATACATCTGTCTTCCCTCATGAGGCCAAGTAGTGATTGAGATCTTATCGCGTACAACGCTATAAGCAAACGGACTAATGAATGTTCCCCCCTCTAGCGATATTGTACAAGCTTAAGCTTAATCAATCTGTGACGACTATTCCTACGGTAGGGTTCAATGTAGAAACAGTCACGTATAAAAATGTAAAATTCAATGTATGGGTAAGTGTTGTGTCAGGCTATTTACCTTACACGATCGCATGGAAACACGATGTGGTGATTGCTCAAAGATACCAAATGAATTGAAGCTAATAATCGATTTTACGTTATACAGGATGTAGGTGGACAAGATAAGATAAGGCCGTTATGGAGGCATTATTATACCGGAACACaggtgagtttgaattTCTGCGTAAAAGGTTCCAAATATGGTTATCAATCTTCAAGTCATCAAGAACCGTTCGCTGAGCGGATAAAGCTGATTCTCTTGAATAGGGGTTGATATTCGTCATTGACTCAGGGGATAGAGATAGAATCGATGAAGCTAGATTAGAGTTAGAACGTATTTTAGCAGATAGGGAAATGAGAGATTGTCTTTTAATGGTTTTCGCAAATAAGCAGGATTTACCGGGCGGTGAGTCCAATCAGACGTACTGGtttaagaagaagaagttgaagacTTATCTTTTCTTGTTGTTTCTTAGCTATGTCTCCTGCTGAAGTCACTGAGAAGTTAGGGTTACATAAGATGAGAGATAGGAGTTGGTATGTGCATCCTAGGTGAGTCGCGGTCTGCTTGACTTCCACTTGTTGTGATCATGGCGAGAGTGGATGCCATTACAATTAGGGCGAGAGTGTCACAGAAGACGAGACGAAGCTACACTGGCGAACGAAGGGCTGTGAGAGAAGTTAAGAAGGCCAAGAGCGGGCTCAGAGGGAAGGAGTGACGATGCCCGGTCAGTCAGCTGTCCAAGGGCTACGCTCTTAGGGGGTTTAGGTTGAGAGGATCAACCTTTATATCACACACTTCACTGTTGAAACTATGGTGTGCCGAATGGAGGGTCTTTTGGCATGGGGAACCCCACGGGAACATAAGGGCAGGGGACATTATGCTGACTCCGCGAACAGTTGTGCGACAACAGGGGAAGGTTTGTTCGAAGGTCTTCAATGGCTATCACAGAATGTGAAAGGAACGAAGTCATAGAAGACAGAATCGGTGAAGAATCAAGGTTTGTACGAATAGGCGTTTCCAATCTCATTTGACTAGCTTTGTCCTATATAGCCTATTCCCAAGAAAATGTCCTGTCAGACATGTTTTTCCAAAATCATATACCCGTTATAATGTTCATATTGCTTCTTTTTGATACCCTCAATATATATTTTCCTTGATGAATAAGGATTAATTCGCTCTCATTCCTTTTCGTTTTCAGGTCTTTAATTGTTAAAATGTTTACGCTATACTGTTAATTTTGGTTTCTCGTCTTCATATATAATGTGTATGAATGTCAGTATTTTTGTCGTTCGCCATGCATTGTCGCTCTACCGATAACATACGTATAAGTAATAGTGTAAAACGAGCGAATACAAAGCTGTTCATTACTCATTCTAGTGATCAATAGTATGtatcaatatcttcaactCATTAAACCATTATTGGAGCGACCAATTTTGTCTTGGGCCAATTGATCGATGACTATGATTTAATCTCTACATCTACTAATCAATAAAATGCAAGTGTTGCGTCATTGTTTACATACGAGAGAGACGTCATgtaaaaaacaaaaaacaaactaattcatttgagaACATTACTTATTTTACCCTACAGATTATTTActatcattattatcatatcattttgaAATCCGTAACTTAAACACTCCGGATCGGCAAATCTGAAAATTACGTATTAAGATACCCAAATTTGGgtatgaaattgaaatggTTGGAGCGAAAGGTTGAATTTATGAATGACATCGTAGTGATTGGTCTTAGGGATCACATAAGATTTTCGAGGGACTTTTACTTTATATGAATGGATGTCTCAGATGTTTACCGGGATGTTAGGgtcaaaataataaaataaCAAAATAAATGACGGAAGGAATTAAATTGGATAATGACGTAGTGTATTAATCAAGTATTTAGAATTACCGGATCTTTACTAAAAAGATGTAATAACCTGAGAACCGGGGGGGGATCCTACAGgggaattgaaaaaaaaataatacCAGCCACAGATCGACTTTTTGCCTGGACTCTTTTACTAGTTTACATTCATATTACTTTGCTCAACATCATTCACTCTTCTTTCGACATCATTCTACTTTACTCTATAATctaaatatatatacttaTTACTCGTAACACTTGTTTAGAAGATTAATCAAGCAACGAAGAGACAGCAAATCACATTCAATTCACCGCTTCGACCTTTGCCTCCACCGCTCAAGCCATCTCTCATAACAttcatatcaaatcaattttgaattacCACCCAGTCTCCATCAATTAATAACTCTTCCAAGATGGTATCACCAGCATTCCCAGGTCTTTTCCTTGCCTTCGCCGCAGTTGCTCTGTTGGTATTTGCATCTGTGTCTCCTCCAGCATGGGACAAAGTAAATTTCCTTCatgcttcttcaggtaCACAGGAAGTAGTTTATGGTGTATTTGGATATTGTATAAAAGGAGGTGAATGTAGTAGTCGATCTGTAGGATACGATTTACAATTACCAGGAAGCAGGTAAGTTACAAATTTGTCTTTTTATGTTTTATCTGGATATCATCTCAATAATACTTTATCATTGATTTGACTGGACTTACTTCTTtgctttctctttctcctttacGTTTGGGTACATTCAGCTAACTCTCATTGATTGATATAGCAATGTTGTCCTTAACTCTAAAGTCCTTCACAACTTGACTTACACTCTTATCCTTCACCCAATTGCCGGTGGTTTCGCCTTCTTCTCCCTTGTCTTCGGTATTTTGGGAGCAATCGCTGCTTCAAGAGTTTTGACAATCTTCATGGCTATCACTGCATTCTTTGGAGCTTTGATCACTTTGGTCATCTTCGTTATTGACATGGTACTTTGGAATGTCCTTAAAAACAGAATTCAAGATGCAGGATACACTGCTGGATTAGTGAGTTTTTTCTCCATTTCTTGAACCTCAACAATAGTGGGAAAGGTCCAAGTGAGGTGCATGGATCATCTGCATTTTCAAACCGGTGTCATCCTGAAGAAAAGGGGATCCCAGACACTgttgaaaatattgaatgGCCGATTACCTTTATGTACGAACTAATGCTGACAATTGTATACTTCATTTTAGGGTAATGCCAATTGGTTCACTATCGGTGCATTCGCTGCTCTCGCCCTTTCTTCCTGCACATCATGTTGCGGTGCTTTCGGAAGATTCGCTAGTGGTCGAATGGCTGGTGAAAAATACTAGACAGATTACCAAGCATTATTAGCGAATATTGTAACTTCAATCATTTCGACGGATTGAAGAATTCAATATTCCTCGttaaatccaatttttaTAATATATTGAGTGTTGATAATATTCACAtttacttcttttctcttcctcattTTTCAGAGGGTTTacattttataatttaatataaCTTGATCGATAATACCAATAATACAATGGACAGTGTGATCTGTAGAAGTCGATGCAACACATGTAATTCGGCTAATATAATAGTGTGAGGAATCGAAGCGGGGagaaaggatgaaagaaggtgaattcaTACACGAATAGAAGAATGAATACTGTATCCCTATGCTTCCTTTGTTCCGAAGCCTTCCCTTGTATCTGAACATCCCATACAAGCTATTGTGTGCAAATCCTCGATCGCTCCTTCGTCATGCAGGCTAAGAAAGACTACAACGGTATGCTTTGCGCCATATAATTAATGAAATGTGCCACGAGGCGTCTAAGGTCATAGCCGAGTTTTGAGTAACTTTACTTTGCGAGACAAAAAGTCGATTTGTTCGAGTCTCCTGAATAAACTCTCATCATAGTATTACTTGCATATCGGCTGTTCAATACATCGCTCTGGTAgctcttttccttcttcagtGACCTTAGCTGTCATCTTAATTTGAGACCAAAGAAAAAGGTTAGTTTGATCATCACTTGAAAGACAGCATTAGGGCAATCGGCGATCAAAAACCCTCTCCTTCGATCCTGATCATGTGCTGATCATTACTTGATGTGTGAAATAGCTACTCTTTCGTGAAAAGAATATACCCAGCAACATAAGCATACACACATTCGACTATAATCTCATATCTATTCGTTCTGAATTCGCAACCGTTACCTGTTTCTGcataaaaaagaaaaaggaaggAAACGCCTTTGGTTCCCCATTTAGAAGAGTATAACGATTTTACCACACCCAATACACGCTTATAACACGTCTTTACCAACAACTTCTTTAATTACCTTCctttatttcatttttatcatcCATTGATCATTCAATCAAGTGCAAGATGgatcaacaaaataaattattagcAATGTTACAAACAGCTACTTCCCCTCCTCCTCCTAAtggatcttcttcatcaatacaAGGATCTATAAATTCTCAAtctaatcaatttttatcAGCTAGTAATATTGGTTCAACAGGTTCTCCAAGAGaaccttctccttcacctcctccaccaagTCTTCAAGCTGTATctttattagatttatttaaaaatattggttctccaccaccaccaccacctacTGTCAACACTAATggaaattccaattcaaatCAGGACGATCAAaagaataaattattagGAATGTTAAATTCTATTGGTCAACCTTCTCCTAATGCAGGTGTCATTTCACCTCCATCAGGAAGTGGAGTAGGAACACCTATTAATACTGGTGATAAAGATCCATTAGCTGTTTTCAGAGCTAGGTAGGTTCAATCTTCAACAGCTGCCATTTTGTCgtaattcaataattcagCTGATGAGAGACGCCATTAGTCATCCGGCTCACTCGCCTGCATCACCTACGGGCCAAGGACCCATCATTAATCATCTTACAGGTGTATCTTCCCCTAATGTTAAATCACTCCCTCATGTACAAGCTCAACATACGGGaacatcaacaacttcttctcaagCTCGACAAACCAAGATTGAGGAGAAGCCTATCGTACCATCGCCTGCTCCAACTAATGAAGGTCTAAAGAAAGGGATGTTTCATTTCGATTCACCCTTTGACGCTTTCACTCAACCTCCTAGATCTCGTCAAACTTCCTCAACTCAACCTCAAACACAATCACCTGCTAAATCAGCTACACCTAAGGAAGTTAAAATCAAGCTTGAGGATGAGCATTCATTGAATAGGGTAAAATCAATAGACAAGTTACCTGTGAATGGTAGAAGCTCCCCGCAAAGGAATATACCCGAGAAGAAAGTTTATactcctccacctcctatATCCACTGACGCTGCTCCCTTGCACGAACTTACTCAGAATGACATTGATGATAAGATTAAGGATATTTGGCAATCCAATAAGATTGTCAAGGATGCTCAAGGACAAGGGTAAGCTGACCACTGGGCATTGCGCTGCGAGACAGCTCATGACCGTTAACGTTACAGGCCTAAAGCTCTCACTAGTCATACCATCATTGACATCTCGAAGCCCAATATCCAGTCTCTCGTTAATACTAGTGGAGCAGTGCAGATCAGCCCCACCACGCTCATGAGGACCGATAGCTTAGATTTTAAGAAAGGCAGAAGAGTGGGGATAACCAATACCTATATTGCGTACACGATGTCAAAGGGTATGTTTTCCCCTCCTAGTAATACACGTCTCTTGCTGACTAGTAACTAGGTCGAGTTAGGTTGATTGACAGTTCATCTGGTGCTCGCCTCGTTATTCAATTGCCCGGTGCTGCGTCTCTTGGCCCAGTTATCGACTTGGCATGCACGACC harbors:
- a CDS encoding ADP-ribosylation factor 6, translated to MGGQLSKALGKLFGNKEMRILMLGLDAAGKTTILYKLKLNQSVTTIPTVGFNVETVTYKNVKFNVWDVGGQDKIRPLWRHYYTGTQGLIFVIDSGDRDRIDEARLELERILADREMRDCLLMVFANKQDLPGAMSPAEVTEKLGLHKMRDRSWYVHPSCATTGEGLFEGLQWLSQNVKGTKS